The genome window TCGTGAATGCTCTCCCCGGTGAGGCGATTGCGGATGCCGTTGCCGATCCTGCTCCCCAGCCGTTTGGACAGGGTATCGCGCCTGTTGCGGCGCCAGCCGGTCACCATGTCGCAGCCTTCGCCGTAACGGGCCATCATGGCCGGCACATCGGCCGGGTCGTTCTGCCCGTCGGCGTCCATGGTGATGATGACATCCCCGGCGGCATGGGCGAAGCCCACCCCCAGGGCCGCGGACTGGCCCCGGTTGGCTGCCAGCGATAGGTAGCGGGCGGCCGGGTACTCCCGCGCCAGGGCCTTGAGTACCCCGAGACTGCCGTCGCGGCTGCCGTCGTCGACGAAGATTACCTCGTATTCGTACCGTTCGGCATCTGCCATCCGGGTGATCTCGTCGAAAAGGGGGAGGAGATTGTCCTGCTCGTTATGCACCGGAATGACAAAGGAAATCTTCATGTGCGGTCCTGTGGGCGCTCACTCTGCCGGATGCTGTCTCGCTGATCGATGGTTATAGCACATTCAACGCGAACGTAATCAACAAAATTACGTGAATATATCCATAGGTAACGCATGCGTCCGGTCACGGCTTTGACCTTGACAAACAAGGGGAAATGTCATTAACTCTCCGGAGAGTTCACCGGGGAGAGGGTCCATGAACCTGCTCAGACACGCTGTTGCCGGATTCTGTCTTGTGACGGCCGCCGGTTGCGCCGGCCAGGATGTGATGGTGCGGAAACAGTCGGAGATGGAGACGCGCCTGGAGCACCTGCATCAGGCCAGCACCACCTCCGGCGTGCGCCTCGCCGAACTTTCGGCCGAGGTGACCGCGCTCCGCGAGCGCCTGGCCGCCCAGGGCGCCGAGCTCGAGCAGCTCAGGGCCGGACAGCGGGAACTGCAGGCGAACATCAGCGAGCGCCTCGTCCAGGTCGCCCCCGCGGCCGGTATCCCATCCCGCATCGAGGTGGTGAGCCGCGACGGCGCGCCCCGTGAAAAGGACGGCCCCCCCGAAGCCTACCTGAAGGCCTTCGGCCTCTACAGCGCCAACAATTTCACCGCCGCCGTGGAGGCGTTTCGGGCATTCCTCGCGGAACATCCCGACAGCGAGTACGCGGGCAATGCCCTCTACTGGATCGGCGAATGCCACTATTCGCGCTCCGATCTGCCCCAAGCGCTGGATGCCTTCAGATTGGTGGCCGAACGCTACCCCGCGAGCAACAAGGTTCCCGACGCCCTCCTCAAGAGCGGTTACACGCTCTATGCCCTGAAGGAGCCGGAACGGGCCCGGGAGATCCTCGAATCGCTCGCCGCCAGGTATCCCCGGAGCCCCGCCGCGGCCAAGGCCCGCGAACGGCTTGCTGCTGCGGCTTCGAAAAAACAGTGATTCCGTACCCATGCCGGCGTTCGCCCTGCCGGCGCATCAGGTGCCCCTTCACGGACGGGGCCGCGAGGTGACCATGAAACGGATGCTGGCTGCTTCCCTGCTTCTCGCCCTATCTCTTGTCGCTCCCCTTGGGGTGCTGGCTGCCGCCGAGGAGCCGACGGTCTACGTCATCCAGAAGGGTGACACCCTCTGGGGACTGTCCGAGCGCTTTCTCAAGGACCCCTACTACTGGCCGAACCTCTGGGCCAGGAACCCTGCCATCGGCAACCCCCACTTCATCTATCCGGGCCAGCGGGTCCGGGTCTATCCCGACCGGATCGAGATCGAGCCGCGCATGCCCGCCACGCCCGAGGCGGCGCCGT of Geobacter anodireducens contains these proteins:
- a CDS encoding glycosyl transferase produces the protein MKISFVIPVHNEQDNLLPLFDEITRMADAERYEYEVIFVDDGSRDGSLGVLKALAREYPAARYLSLAANRGQSAALGVGFAHAAGDVIITMDADGQNDPADVPAMMARYGEGCDMVTGWRRNRRDTLSKRLGSRIGNGIRNRLTGESIHDTGCSLKVMRADMVKRIKMFKGMHRFLPTLMRLEGARVVEMEVNHRPRRHGTSNYTNWRRAREGFFDLLAVRWMQRRYQPATIGERHV
- a CDS encoding tol-pal system protein YbgF; this translates as MNLLRHAVAGFCLVTAAGCAGQDVMVRKQSEMETRLEHLHQASTTSGVRLAELSAEVTALRERLAAQGAELEQLRAGQRELQANISERLVQVAPAAGIPSRIEVVSRDGAPREKDGPPEAYLKAFGLYSANNFTAAVEAFRAFLAEHPDSEYAGNALYWIGECHYSRSDLPQALDAFRLVAERYPASNKVPDALLKSGYTLYALKEPERAREILESLAARYPRSPAAAKARERLAAAASKKQ